The Blattabacterium sp. (Cryptocercus kyebangensis) region AAAAGAATTATTTTATTTATTAAAATCCTATTGTTTTTTTCTATTTATTTATGTTTTTTTAATTTGAATGAAATGTTATCTGAATCAAAAAATAAAGTATTTGTAGAATTAATAAAAAATTCTTCTAAAGAAGAAATTATTTGGATGTATGGATATATATCTGGAATATTCTCTTCTTTTCAAAAAAATTCGAAAGAATTGAAAAAGAATAAAGATAAAATTACACTTGTATATGGAACAGAAACTGGAAATGCTAAAAATTTAGCATTTTCTATTGTAGAAAAAGCTAAAAAAGAAAAAATTAAAATTAGATTAATAAGTTTAGATCAATATCGTTTTATAGATTTAAAAATAGAAGATTATTTTTTCATAATTATTAGCACACATGGAGAAGGAGAGCCCCCTTCATCCGCAAGATCTTTTTTCAATTTCCTTTTTCAAGAAAAAAATCTTCGTTTAGATAATATGAAATATGGAGTATTAGCATTAGGAGATCGTTCTTATTCTTTTTTTTGTAAAGCTGGAGAGGATTTAGATAAACGTTTATATGAAATGGGAGCAGATAGGAAGATCCCCTTATATAAATGTGATGTTGATTTTGAATCAAGAGCAGAAAGTTGGTTTTTAAACTTTTTAAATATTTTTAAAATAAAAAAACTGGAAGAAAATATATTCCAAAAAAAGGATGGTAAAAAAAAGATTCATGGAAAAATTTTGACTAAAATACTTTTAAATGATAAAGATAGAGGATCTAATAAAGAAATTTATCATATTGAAATTTTAATTCAAAAAAATGAATCGGAAAAAATCGATTATCTTCCAGGAGATTCTATAGCTGTTAAAGCTGAAAATTCTGAATATGAAGTCAAAAAAATTATAAATCTTTTACAAGATAAAGATATACTGGAAAATTCCAATGAAGTAAAAATGATCTTTAATTTATTGAAAAAAAACTTGAGTATTTTTTATTTATCCAGGAATATGTTAAAAAAATATTCTTTATTGGTAGGAAAAGATATACCTAATAATAGAGAATGGATCTTTTTTGATCTTTTAAAAGAATTTCCTATAGGAAAGAAAATTTCTTTAAAAGATTTGGTTCAAATAATGGATCCTATAAAACCTAGATTATATTCTATTTCTTCTTCTCCTAAAGTACATCATTCTGAAATACATATTACAGTATCACGTCATCGTTTTCAAACGAATAATGGAAAAATTAGATATGGATTTTGTTCAAATTTTCTTTCTAAATTAAAAGTAGGGGATGATTTATTCTTTTATATACACAAAAATCATTTATTTAAGTTGCCAGAATCCAATAATAAGGATATTATCCTTATTGGACCTGGAACAGGAATAGCTCCTTTTCGTTCTTTTTTATATGAAAGAGAAGCTATAGGATCTACGGGTAAAAATTGGCTTTTTTTTGGAGACCAACACTTTTACACGGATTTTTTATATCAGAAGGAAATACAAAATTGGAAAAAAAATGGAATACTACATCATGTAAGTCTTTCTTTTTCTAGAGATCAAAAAGAGAAAATATATGTACAGAATAAAATATGGGAAAATAGGAAAGAATTTTTTTCATGGATAAAAAATGGGGCTTATGTATACGTTTGTGGAAAAAAAATTTCTATGAGTATAGATGTTGAAAACACTATATTTCGTATAATAAAAGAAGTTGGGGGATATTCTTCTCCAGAATTTTTTGTAAAAAAAATGATAGAAGATGGACGTTATTTAAAAGATGTATACTAATTTTTTCAAAAATTGTTTTTTAGAATTAAATTGATTGATAATATGAAAAAAGATAGTTTTTTAGAAAAAAAAAAAAAAACAAGAGAGGAAAAAATAAAAAAAGAAAGTCTAGGTCTTAGAGGGACTATTATCGATAGTTTAAAAAATGAATTATTTGGGGGCCTTGATGATCAGGATAAAATTATAGTTAAATTTCATGGTTTATATCAACAAGATAATCGAGATATAAGAGAAGAAAGATCTAAAAAAAAATTAGATCGTTTTTTTTCTTTTATGATTCGATTAAGAATCCCAGGAGGTCTTATTAATTCTAAACAATGGATAGCTATACATAAAATTTCGGAAAAAAATTCAACCGGAGTAATCAAAGTTACAACTAGACAAACTATTCAATTACATGGATTAATAAAATCTAAAATAAAACCTACTATTCAATCTTTTAATCTTGAAAAATTGGATTCTATTGCTACTTGTGGTGATGTTAATAGAAATGTGGTATGTAGTACATATATTGGAAAATACTTTCATGAAGAAATATTTAACTATGCTTTAAAAATTAGCAAAATGTTACTTCCAAAAACAAGAGCCTATTATGAAATATGGTTAGATGAAAAAAAAATTCTTGAAAAAAAAAAGAAAGAACCTCTTTACCTGGATTGTTTTTTGCCTAGAAAATTTAAGATAGCAATAGCTATACCTCCAAATAATGATGTAGATGTATTTGCAAATGATATAGGATTAATAGCTATTATCGTAAATAACCAATTTCAAGGATTTAATATATCTGTTGGAGGAGGATTATCTACTACACATGGAAATTCCAAAACTTATTCTAGATTAGGTACAGTAATTGGATTTTATGATTCTGAGAAAGAAATACTAAAAATAATATACGAAATTTTAAAAATTCAACGTGATTATGGAAATAGAGGAGATCGTAAATTAGCTCGTTTAAAATATACCATAGACCATTATGGAATCGATTGGTTTAAGAATAAATTAGAAAAAAGAATTGGATTTTTTTTAAAAAAAGAACACCCATTTTTTTTTACAGAAAGATGTGATTATTTTGGTTGGATTCAAGATAATAGAAAATTATGGAATTATACTTTTTTTATAGAAAATGGTCTAATCTTTGATAGAAAAAATTTTAAATTAAAATCTGCTTTATTAAAAATAGCAGAATATCAAATATGTGATTTTTTATTTACTTGTAATCAAAATATGACATTAACTCATATTCATAGAAATGATAAAAAAAAAATAGAATTTTTTCTTGATAAATATGGAATTTACAATTATATGAATAGTCTTTCTTCTATAAGAAAAAATTCTATGGCCTGTGTTGCATTTAATACTTGTCCTTTAGCATTAGCTGAAGGACAACGTTATCTTCCTCATTTAATATCTAAAATAGAAACTATTTTAAAAAAGTATCAGTTGGATAAAGAAAATATTATTATTCGTATGACCGGATGTCCCAATGGTTGTTCTCGTCCTTATTTATCAGAAATAGGATTGGTAGGGGTTTCTTATGGAAGATATAATCTTTATTTAGGAGGGGATCAAGAAGGAAGACGTTTGAATAAACTATATAAAAAAAATATGGATGAATTTTCTATTTTAAAGGAACTTGATCTTATTTTTTATTTTTTTAAAAAAGAAAGATTTTTTGGAGAAAAATTAGGAAATTTTTCTTTTAGAAAGAAATGGATTGTATAATCTAATGAGGATAAAAAAAGAAAATAATCGACTTTTTCCGATTTTTTTAAAGTTAGAAAAACTTTCTCTTTTAATTATTGGAGGAGGAAAAACTGCTTTAGAAAAATTAAATACCGTATTACGAAATAATCCTGATACAAAAATTAATCTGATAGCTTCTCATATTGATCAAAGATTTTATGAACTATCTAAATTATTTAATTCCATAAGATTAATTAAAAAATCATATGGGGTATCCGATTTAGAAAATATGGATGTTATTATTGTTGCTGTTAATAATCTAATTTTAAGTGAGAAAATAAAAAAAGATGCAAAAAAAATGCATAAACTAGTAAACGTATCTGACAAACCTGAACTTTGTGATTTTTATCTTGGATCTATTGTACAAAAAGGTAATCTAAAAATAGCCATTTCTACCAATGGTAAATCTCCTACTATAGCTAAACGTTTAAAAGAAATTTTTTCGTATTTTTTACCTCATGAATTAAATGAAGTATTGATTAAAATGCATGAAATAAGAAAAAAATTGAAAGGAAATTTTGATTTTAAAGTAAAAAAATTAAATGAATTAACGAATCAATGTTTAAAAAACTCATTTGAAAAAAAAAAACAGAAAAAAAATTAATAAAAAGTTTTTTTTCTATAAATTTTTTATATTTCCTTTGACTGTATTTTTTTCTAATATTGTGGATCTATCTATAAAGATGGAATGAAAAACTCCTAAATATATATAATAAAATCGGAAAATTTTTTGTTATTACTTATAGTGCAATAACTTTTTTTTTCTTAGGAATACATTATTGGAATAATAATGTTTTTTCTTTAGGTATTTTGGTGATCCTATTAGAGTATTCGAATTTTATATAAGGTAATTAAGAAAAAAAACATGTAAAAAATAGTTTTCATAGATTTCAAGTTTTAATTGAAGAATTATATAAACTTTTTTTTAGAAAAATAATTTTTTCAACGATCTCTTTTTCCATTTTATATTTTGATTCTTTAGTCCATCCAGCTATGTGTGGGGTTAAAATAACCTTATCGGAATAAATAAGATAAAAAAAATTTTTTGGAAGTTTACGGTGATAAAAAAAATGTTCAAAAGAATATTTTTCATATTCTAATACATCTAAACATGCTCCATATATTTTTCCATTTTTTAAAGCGGTCACTAAATGTTCGGTAAGTACGCACCCACCCCTAGATGTATTAATAAAATAAAAAGGTTTAAAAAATTTTTTTATAAATATTTCGTTTACCATTCCTTTAGTATCCTTTGTGTAAGGAACATGTAGACTAATTATATCCGATTTCATAAAAATTGTTTTCATATCTACTTGTTCTGCATAAATATCTCCTACTTTAGGAAGGATATCATAACAAAATATTGTAGGTTCAAATCCAGAAATTTTTTTAGCAAATGCCTTTCCTGTATTACCATATCCAATAATCCCTATTGTTTTTCCCATTATTTCTATTCCTCTATTAGATTCTCTATTCCACTTCCCTTTTCTAATTTCCTGATTAGAACGAATGATATGATTCATCATAGATAAAAGCATAGCTATAGCATGTTCTGCTACAGCATCCTTATTCCCTTTTGGAGAAGAAATTAAAGTGACCCCATTTTTGAAAGCATAATTTTGATCTATATTTTCTGTTCCAGATCCTACACGAGCTATAAATTTTAAATTTTTAGCTTTTTTAATAAATTCTTTATCTATTTTTAATCGACTTCTTAAAATAATTCCATCATATAGAGATATGATCTTTATAATTTTTTCTATAGGATCATAATAATTTTCATTACAAATGAATCCTTCTTTTCTTAATTTATATATGATAAAAGGATGATTTTTATCTAAAATTAAAATTTTTTTTATCATACATTTTTCAATAATAAGATACCATCTATTTATCGTAATCTAAAGGATTTTCAGTATTTAAACTTTCATCAAAATCTAGAAAATCTTTGAAATTATTTTCCTCATTATTATTTTTATTTTCCTCACATTGATCCCAATTATATTTGGAATTTTTTGGTTTATGAAAAAACAATTTTTCATGATATACAAGACTTGTATCCTTATATAGACTTTTCATGTAATAAGCCCATATAGGCAATGCCATGTTCGCTCCTTGTCCTAATTTTATGTTTTCAAAATGAGCAAATCGATCTTCCCAACCAACCCAAACCCCAGTAGTTAAATTAGGAATCATTCCTATAAACCATCCATCCGAATTTTCATTAGTGGTCCCGGTTTTTCCTGCTATATTTTCCAAAATAAAATTATACTTATGTAATCTTTTAGCCGTTCCATACTGTACTACCCCTTCCATTAATTTTAACATAATATACGCAACTTCTTCACTAAATACTTTCCTTATGCTAATATCTATTCGTTCTTTAATTATTTTTCCATATTTATCCTCTATTCTTACTAAAATACTTGGTTTTACATAATTACCATAATTAGTAAATGTATTAAAAGCTCCTGTCATTTCATATAAGGTTAAATCAGAAGATCCAAGAGCTATAGATGGATGTTCAGGGATCATGGATTCCACTCCCATTCTTTTTGCTAAATCTATTACTGGGCCTGGAGTTATTTGTGCTATAAGTCTAGCAGAAATAGTGTTAACGGATAATGCTAATCCATCTTTTAAAGTAAGGTGACCACCATATTTTCCATTTGAATTTCTAGGACTCCATTTTCCTATATGAAATTTTTCATTTGATATTTTTGTGCAAGGATTATAATGCAATTCCTTAATTGCTGCAGCATATAAAATAGGTTTGAAAACAGAACCAACTTGACGTTTTGTTTTAGCAACATGATCATATTGAAAATAATTAAAATCTATTCCACCGACCCATGCTTTTATATAGCCTGTATAAGGTTCTATAGATAGCATACCAGCTTGAATAATACTTTTTTGATAACGAATAAAATCCCATGGAGACATTAATACTTTTTGGGATCCATTCCAGGTAAATATTTTTGTAGGTTTTGGTTTTTTTAATTCTTTTATAATTTTTTCCTCTGTCATCCCTTTTTGTTTAAGATATTGATAAAGTTGTGTCCTACGCATGGCAGATAGAAAAATCCTATTTGTTTTTTCTGGAGTAATATTTAAAAATGGAGCATTTTTATTTTTTTTTTGAGAACTATTAAATAAAATTTGTAATTTACTAAGGTGTTTTTTTACTGCTTTTTCTGCATAATCTTGCATTTTTTCATCAATAGATGTATATATTTTCAATCCACTAGAATAAAGATTAAGCTTTTGTCCAGTTTCTTTTTCATGGTCATTTAATGCTTCTTGAATTTCTTTTTTCAAAAATTCACCGTAATAAGTTAACAATTCAAAATCTTTTTTCTGCATTTTAAAATTTATTTTTACGGGTTTTTTCAATTCTTCTTTATATTTATATTCATTCAATAAATCATATTTTTTCATTTGAGATAAAACTAAATTTCTTTGTTTTTTTGCTCTATAAGGATATATTTTTGGATTGTATAATGAAGGATTTTCTAACATCCCCACCAACGTAGCACATTCTCCCAAATTAAGTTCAGAAGCTGTTTTATTAAAATAAGTATGTGCAGCTGTTTCAATTCCTTTTGCATTATATAAAAAATCAAATTTGTTATAATACATAGTAATAATTTCTTCTTTTGTATAACGTTTTTCTAATTCAATAGCCATTACCCATTCTAAAAGTTTTTGATGCATTCTTTGCAACTTGTTTTTTGCAGATGGACCTGTAAAAAGAAGTTTAGCTAATTGTTGAGAAATGGTACTACCTCCTCCTTTTTTACCTAAAGAAAAAATAGCTCTAAGAAGAGATTTTGCATCAATTCCAGAATGATATTTAAAACGAATATCTTCCTTTGCTATGAGAGCATTAATAAGATTTTTTGGAAGTTTTTTATAAGTAATTAGAGTTCTATTTTCGGAAAAAAATTTTCCTAATAAAATTCCATTGGAATCATATACTTCCGATCCTACTTCCATTGTAGGATTTTCTATGTCTTTAGTGCTTGGTAAAGTTCCTAAATAACCTTTAGAAGCTGCATAAAATATAAAAAAAATAGAAAAAATCCCTAGAAAAAAGAAAAACCAAAAATAAAAAAGAAGTATACGAAAATCAAAGCTAATTTTTTTTCTTTTTTTAGTATACACTTAAAAGAATTCTTTTTTTTATTTGCATAATCTAAATTTTAGAATCATCTATTTATAATAAATTAATCTTGAAATGTTAATTCTGTTTTTTGAATGATCTTAATTATTGATAGTTCCTCTAGAGGAGAAGACTTTTGATTCTTTCTATTTTTTTCTAAAATTTCTTTTATTTTTTTTATTCCTATTCTGAACCAAGTATTTGGATTCTTAATATAAGAAAACCACATTTGTTTTTTGAATACGTCAATCTTCATACATTTTGCAACTCCTTTTTCTGTGTGTATTTTACTCTCAAAATCTGGAAAATCTTTTATAGCTGATAAATAAGCGTCTAATTCATAATTTAAACAACATTTCAATTTGCTGCATTGTCCAGTTAATTTTTCTATATTTATAGAAAGTTGTTGATATCTAGCTGAATTAGTCGTAACACTTTTAAAATTTTTTAACCAAGTAGAACAACATAGTTCTCTACCACAAGATCCTATTCCTCCAATTTTTGCGGATTCTTGTCTGTATCCTATTTGTTTCATTTCTATACGTGTATGAAATGAGATAGCTAACTTTTTAATTAATTTTCTAAAATCAATTCTATTTTCCGATGTATAATAAAAAATAGCTTTTTCTCCATCTCCTTGATATTCTACATCACAAATTTTCATAGAAAGGTTCAAATTTTTTGCAATTTCTTTAGATTTTGAAAGATATATATGTTCTTTTTTTTTTAAAGATTTCCAAATATTTATTTCTATATCCGTAGATTTCCTATATATCTTTTTTCTTTTTAAAGAACTCAAAGAAATATTTTTATTCCTTATCTGTAATTTTACCAATTCTCCTGTTAAAGTCACTATTCCTATATCATATCCAATAGATTTAGATTCTACAGTTACAATATCCCCTTTACAAAGGGATATTTTATCCTGATTATGAAAAAATTCTTTTCTATCATTTTTAAATTGAACTTCTACAAGATCATATTCATCTCCAAAAGGAGATTTTATATCGGATAACCAATCCACTACATTCAGTTTTAAACATTGTTTTTTATTGGAAATATTATTTTCCTTGTTAATAAAACATTGTGTTGTTAAACAACTGGAACATAATTTTTCCATTATTAAAATAATTTTAAAGACAAAAATAAAACTTTTATTCCTCTTTTTATTTTTTTTGATATAAATTCATAAATACATAAATAAATATGAATAATAGAATAGCTGTATTTCCTGGAACTTTTGATCCAATTACTTTAGGACATTACGACATCATTGTTAGATCTTTAAATTTATTTGATAAAATTATTATAGCTATTGGAAATAACTCGGAAAAAAATAAGATGTTCTCTATTAAAAAGAGAAAAGAATGGATAAAAAAAACTTTTTTTAAGTTTCCTAAAATAGAAATAGAATTATTTCAAGGTTTAACTATTTCTTTTTGTAAAAAAAAAAAGGCTCAATTTTTATTGAGAGGGATTAGAAATCAATTAGATTTTGAATTTGAAAAGAATATTTATTATGCAAATAAAGAATTAGATAAAAAAAGTTGTATTGAAACCATATTCATTCTTTCTTCTTATGAAAAATCTTATATTAGTTCTTGTATGGTAAGAGATATTATAAAAAATGGAGGAAATTATACCATATTTGTTCCTAAATATGTAAGAATTAATAAGAAAATTTTCTAAATATCTAACCACTCAAGAAGAATTTGTTTCTTTTCTATATTTGCGTCTATAAGTTTTACTTTTACTTTATCTCCTAAATGGTAAATTTTTTGTTTTTTTTTGCCAATTATACTATAATTATTGGAATTTAGAGTGTAAATATCTCCTCCAATATCACGTAATCTTACCATTCCTTCTGTTTGAAATGACAATAAATCAATGAAAACACTCCAGTCTGTAAATCCTGTAATAATTCCATCAAATTCTTTTCCTAGAAATTTCTTTATATATTTAACTTGTATGTATTTCGAAAATTCTCTTTCTGCATCTATTGATAAACGCTCTTTATAACTACAATGTACAGACTGTTTTTCATAAAAATCTAGAGATTTTAATTTAGATTCATTATTAGTTAAATAATAATTTAATAAACGGTGTGCTATAATATCTGAATATCTCCTTATAGGAGAAGTAAAATGCGAATAGTAAATAAAGGATAATCCATAGTGTCCTATGTTTTTTGTGGAATATTTAGCTTTACTCATGGAACGAAGAATCAAATTTTCGATCATATTTTGTTCTGATTTACCTTGAATATTTGTTAATAAACAATTAAGAGATTTCTTTAGATTTTTTAAGTCTAAGGAATAACCTAAAGGCTCTATTATTTTTTTTAAAACGAAAATCTTCTGAAAATCTGGTTTATCGTGTGTTCTGTAAATATACGTTTTTTTAGAAGGGGAGCCTTCCAAATTTAAACTAACAAATTCTGAAACTTTTCTGTTTGCTAGTAACATAAATTCTTCTATTAAACGATGAGCTTCTTTATTTTTTTCTAAATCTAATTTAGAAGGGTTTTTTTTTTCATCCAAATGAATTTTTATTTCTACCTTATCTAGGTAAATAGATCCATTTTTTAATCTTTTTTTAGTAAAAATCTTAGAAAAAGAAAACAAGGTATAAAGGTCTTTGTGAAAATCTCCTCTTTTATTTTCTATAATTTTTTGAACTTCTTCATATGTAAACCTTCTGTTAGATCGTATAATCGTTTTTCCAAACCAACTTTTTAATATTTTTCCTTTACTATCTACATTAAAAATGGAAGAAAAACTTAATTTATCTTTTTCTGGATGTAAAGAACAAAGATCATTGGATAATATTTTTGGAAGCATAGGAATGGATTTTCCAATAAAATAAATGGAATTTGCACGTGTATATGCTTCTTTATCTAATAAACTTCCTTCTTTCACATAATAAGAAACATCGGATATATGAATTCCAATTTCCCAAGTATTAGCATTTAACTTTCTGATAGAAAGTGCATCATCAAAATCTTTTGCATCGAAAGGATCTATAGTAAAGGTATTAATGTTTCGCATATCCCTTCTAAGATTGTTATCTGAATTTTTTTTAAATACAATTTTTTTTGCTTCTTTTTCTACTTCTTTAGGAAATTCATAAGATAATCCATATTCTTCCAACAAAGAATAAACTTCCGTTTTATGTTCTCCAGATGGTCCAAATACTTTAATAATTTCTCCTAAAGGATTTTTGAAATTTTTTGGCCATTTAATTATTCTAACTAATACTTTTTCATTATGATAATATCCTTTTAATTTTTTTTTAGGAATATCTATATTTACATGAATAGTCTTGTTATGAACTATTACTGATCCATATTTGGAATTAGATTGAATTTTTAATATTCCAATAAAATTTTCTCTTTTTCTTTTTATTATTTTTATAACTTCTCCTTCTATTTTTTTTCCTAATTTTTTGTTTTTTAGTTTTATTCGAACTAAATCTCCTTCTATAGCTCGATTAGTTTTTTTTTTAGGAATAAAAATTTCTTTTTGAAATCCTTCTACATTTACAAATGCATATCCATAACTAGTAATAGTGATTAATCCAGTAGCAGTAGACCAATTTTTATACTGAATTTTTTTTTCAATGGAATATTTTTTTTTCTTTTTTTCCAAATAAAATGGCATTTTAATTAACGGTTAAAAAAATCTAAAATCTACGAGGTTTTCTCTAATATAATATAAAAGGGATTCTATAGATTTTTTATATCTGTCACCTCTGTAAATAAGTATTGGATATTATTTATTATCTTTGTAATGATTCGTTTTTTTTACTATATATATTTCAAATATAAAAAAATTTCTCTAAGATGACAGGTAAACGTATATTATATGTTTCTTCAGATTTATTCCCTTTCTCTTCAGAGAGTCCTATTTCTTTATCGGTTTTAAAAGCTACCAAGTTTATGCAATCCATAGGAAATGACATTCGTATATTCATGCCACGCTTTGGAATGATAAATGAACGAAGGCATCAATTACATGAAGTGATTCGTTTGTCAGGGATGAACTTAATGATCAATGACGTAGATCACCCTTTATTGATTAAGGTTGCGTCTATTCCCGATGCTAGACTACAAGTTTATTTTATAGATAATGAAGAATATTTTAAAAGAAAAGCTATGTATGAAGATGAAAATGGTAATCTTTTTTCGGATAATGACGAAAGAGCTTTATTCTTTACAAAAGGAGTTTTGGAAGCCGTAAAAAAATTGAATTGGAGTCCTGATATTATTCATATATATGGTTGGATTAGTTCTTTTATTCCACTATATATTAAGAATTTTTACAAAAATGGTCCTGTATATAAAAATACAAAAATTGTTACATCTATATATAATACTCCATTTAAAGGATCTATTAATAAGGATATTATTAAAAAAGTAAAAATAGATGGAATAAAATCTAGAAAATTAAAATTATTGGAAAATCCTAACTATTTTAATCTGATAAAGTTATGTATGTACTTTTCTGATGCAATAATCAAAGGTGATCTTTCTTTTCCTAAAGAAATAGATGATTATATAGAAAAAAATAAATTATTAGTGTTAAAATATTATCCTGTAGAAAAAATAGAAACCGTTTATCAACAATTTTATAAAGAAACTTTTTTAGAAAAGATGAATTAATCTATATCAATAAAAAAAATTAAAAATTCTGATTCTATAGGTTAGAATGTGTGGAATAGTTGGTTATTTGGGATATAGAGAAGCCTATCCCATTCTTATTAATGGATTAAAAAAATTGGAATATCGTGGATATGATAGTTCTGGAATAGCTGTTTTTTATGATGGAAAATATAATTTATATAAAACAAAAGGAAGAGTTTATGAATTAGAGAAAAAAATTTTTTCAATAAAAGGGACAACTGGCATAGGACATACAAGATGGGCAACTCATGGTATTCCAGATGATATTAATGCACATCCTCATGTTTCTAATTCTAAAGAGCTTGTTCTGATTCATAATGGAATCATAGAAAATTATCATGCAATTAAAATTATTTTACTTAAAAATGGTTTCACTTTTAAAAGTGAAACAGATACAGAAGTTCTTGTAAACTTGATTGAGTTTATTCAAAAAAAAAACCAATTATCTTTGGAAGAAGCTGTTAGGATTTCTTTGAATGAAGTAATTGGAGCTTATTCTATAGCTGTAATAGAAAAATCTGATCCAGATAAAATCGTTATTGCTAAATTAGGGAGCCCCCTTACATTGGGAATTAATGAAAAAGAATTTTTTATAGCATCTGATCCTATTCCATTCATTGATTATACTAATAATGCACTTTATTTAAAAGATGGAGAAATGGCTATTCTTATAAAGGATAAAGAGTTAGATTTACGAAAAATTATAGAT contains the following coding sequences:
- a CDS encoding stage 0 sporulation family protein; translation: MEKLCSSCLTTQCFINKENNISNKKQCLKLNVVDWLSDIKSPFGDEYDLVEVQFKNDRKEFFHNQDKISLCKGDIVTVESKSIGYDIGIVTLTGELVKLQIRNKNISLSSLKRKKIYRKSTDIEINIWKSLKKKEHIYLSKSKEIAKNLNLSMKICDVEYQGDGEKAIFYYTSENRIDFRKLIKKLAISFHTRIEMKQIGYRQESAKIGGIGSCGRELCCSTWLKNFKSVTTNSARYQQLSINIEKLTGQCSKLKCCLNYELDAYLSAIKDFPDFESKIHTEKGVAKCMKIDVFKKQMWFSYIKNPNTWFRIGIKKIKEILEKNRKNQKSSPLEELSIIKIIQKTELTFQD
- the coaD gene encoding pantetheine-phosphate adenylyltransferase; protein product: MNNRIAVFPGTFDPITLGHYDIIVRSLNLFDKIIIAIGNNSEKNKMFSIKKRKEWIKKTFFKFPKIEIELFQGLTISFCKKKKAQFLLRGIRNQLDFEFEKNIYYANKELDKKSCIETIFILSSYEKSYISSCMVRDIIKNGGNYTIFVPKYVRINKKIF
- the rnr gene encoding ribonuclease R — protein: MPFYLEKKKKKYSIEKKIQYKNWSTATGLITITSYGYAFVNVEGFQKEIFIPKKKTNRAIEGDLVRIKLKNKKLGKKIEGEVIKIIKRKRENFIGILKIQSNSKYGSVIVHNKTIHVNIDIPKKKLKGYYHNEKVLVRIIKWPKNFKNPLGEIIKVFGPSGEHKTEVYSLLEEYGLSYEFPKEVEKEAKKIVFKKNSDNNLRRDMRNINTFTIDPFDAKDFDDALSIRKLNANTWEIGIHISDVSYYVKEGSLLDKEAYTRANSIYFIGKSIPMLPKILSNDLCSLHPEKDKLSFSSIFNVDSKGKILKSWFGKTIIRSNRRFTYEEVQKIIENKRGDFHKDLYTLFSFSKIFTKKRLKNGSIYLDKVEIKIHLDEKKNPSKLDLEKNKEAHRLIEEFMLLANRKVSEFVSLNLEGSPSKKTYIYRTHDKPDFQKIFVLKKIIEPLGYSLDLKNLKKSLNCLLTNIQGKSEQNMIENLILRSMSKAKYSTKNIGHYGLSFIYYSHFTSPIRRYSDIIAHRLLNYYLTNNESKLKSLDFYEKQSVHCSYKERLSIDAEREFSKYIQVKYIKKFLGKEFDGIITGFTDWSVFIDLLSFQTEGMVRLRDIGGDIYTLNSNNYSIIGKKKQKIYHLGDKVKVKLIDANIEKKQILLEWLDI
- a CDS encoding glycogen/starch synthase; this translates as MTGKRILYVSSDLFPFSSESPISLSVLKATKFMQSIGNDIRIFMPRFGMINERRHQLHEVIRLSGMNLMINDVDHPLLIKVASIPDARLQVYFIDNEEYFKRKAMYEDENGNLFSDNDERALFFTKGVLEAVKKLNWSPDIIHIYGWISSFIPLYIKNFYKNGPVYKNTKIVTSIYNTPFKGSINKDIIKKVKIDGIKSRKLKLLENPNYFNLIKLCMYFSDAIIKGDLSFPKEIDDYIEKNKLLVLKYYPVEKIETVYQQFYKETFLEKMN